ACCGTTGTGCACCATCTTGACGAAGTGCCCCGCCCCGGACGGTCCGCAATACAAATAGCCCTGCTCCGATTGCGCGACCTCGCCGTCTCGGCCCGGGGTACGCGGGGCCGCTCCTACCCCCGGCGCGACGGTGGCGAAGATCGGCTCGGCGTGCGCGAACGCGTCCTGGTTCCCGCCGATCATCAAGCAGTAACCCCGCTCCCGGCCCCACACGCCGCCACTTGTCCCGCAGTCCAGTAGATGAATCCCCTTATCGGACAACAGCTTTGCGTGGCGTAGGTCGTCGCGGTAGTACGAGTTGCCGCCGTCGATCACAATGTCGCCGGAGTCCAGTGTCGTGGCCAGCGCCTCGATCACCCCGGTGGTGATGTCGCCCGCGGGCACCATCACCCAGACGACTCGCGGCGCGGCGAGTTTGTCGCACAGCTCAGCCAGCGAGGACACCCCGCTCGTCCGGTCCTCACCGGCCATCGCCGTGACCGCGTCGGGGTTGTGGTCGTACACCACGCACTCGTGTCCGCCTTCGACCAAACGGCGGACGATGTTGGCGCCCATCCGGCCCAGACCGATCATCCCTAGCTGCATCTTCTGGTGTC
The nucleotide sequence above comes from Mycobacterium decipiens. Encoded proteins:
- the gnd gene encoding phosphogluconate dehydrogenase (NAD(+)-dependent, decarboxylating); translated protein: MQLGMIGLGRMGANIVRRLVEGGHECVVYDHNPDAVTAMAGEDRTSGVSSLAELCDKLAAPRVVWVMVPAGDITTGVIEALATTLDSGDIVIDGGNSYYRDDLRHAKLLSDKGIHLLDCGTSGGVWGRERGYCLMIGGNQDAFAHAEPIFATVAPGVGAAPRTPGRDGEVAQSEQGYLYCGPSGAGHFVKMVHNGIEYGMMASLAEGLNILRNADVGTRVRKGDAETAPLSNPECYQYDFDIPDVAEVWRRGSVIGSWLLDLTAIALHESPELQEFSGRVSDSGEGRWTSIAAIDEGVPTPVLTTALQSRFASRDLDDFANKALSAMRKQFGGHAEKPAN